CCGCGTTGTTGAGTATCTGCCCGTACTCGCCGCCCAAACAGAACTTCTTGAGGATGAAGCGGTAGCTGGTGCTATCAAAGGGGATCGCCTCCGACTGCGTGATCTGCCCGATCTTCTCAATGGAGAAGTCATAGAACGACTGAAAGCACAGGTAGGCGCTTTCCCTTTCCTGCTGGTAGAAGTCCTCGTAATAGGCCGCCACCACCGACGAGAGCACGCTATCCTCAATCTGGGTAACGGTGCCGTCAGCGCCTTTCCAGAGCAGGCACACGAGCGATTTGAGGAACTCGCGCTTCTCTTCGTTGTACTCCTCCCGGTTGATGCGGAAAGGGTTCATCGTGATCGGCTCCTCTTCCGAGTAGGTGATGTACTTACCGCCATAATAAGCGCACAGACCGCTGTAGGAGTGGCCTGTATCCACCAGAATCACGTCCGTGTCCTGCAGGGCGTACTGGCGTATCAGGTGGTTCATAAAGAAGGACTTTCCCGATCCGGAGGGGCCCAGCACAAACTTGTTGCGGTTGTTCATGCGGTTGGTCTGGATGGGCATGTCGCTGGTGTCGACGGCCACGGGAATGCCCTGCCTGTCGGAGAAAAAAACCTGAAAGCCCGACTCCTCATCCTTCAACAGCCCTTCCTTGAAGAGCAGGCACAGCGCCGCGTCCGATGTGGTTTGGAAGGTATCGTATGCCTTCAGCTCGGAGGCGTTGCCGGGCAGCATGCACCGGAACAGCTCCATTTGGTTGTAGGCATTGTGCGAGGGAATAATGCCGAGCGAAAACAGCGCGCTCTCAATGTAGTTCACGGCCCGGTCGATGTGCTGCCCGCTGGCCGAAACAAGTATGTTGTAGTGGCTGTGCACCAGCAGCTGGTTATCTTTGGCGATGTCAGCCAGCACGCGGTCAATGTCGGCCACGGCCAGATCGTTGGCGGGGTCGGGCATGGAGGTATGGCGCTTGCGCTTGGCCGTGAGCTTCCCGATCTCCGCCCTTTGGTCCGGAATCTGAATCACCTGGTTGTAGACGAGGCAGTCGGTGGCCGGTACCTTGTGGAGAAAGTGCATCAGGTCCACCGGCAGGGGGTAGCCCAGGTTGATCTCGGTGTGCGGCGTGATCGAGGAGGGAAAGTTGATCTCGTCGATGTCCACCAGCGAAACACTTTTAACCGTTCTCGCGCCAATTTTTAGCCCCTCGTCGCTTGCGCTGAAGTTGTTGAGGCCATAGGCCCCCCCCGAGAAGTTGAAGGCCAGCAGCCGCCCGATTAGCGCTTTGATCTGCGCCTGGTCGAGCACCTGCGGGGTAAAGCCCTTTGACTCCAGCAGCGCCACTACCTTGGTGATGTTGCGCTCGAACGCTTTGAAGTCTTTCTCCTCATAGGTAAAGAAGGCCGAGCGCCTTACGTCCCGTGTTATGGTCAGGTACGTGGTAATATCGCGGTACTCCCTGCCTTCAAACGCCTCGTTGTACTTTTGAGAGAGGAAATCGGATGAGCCGCGCCCGCTGAACTTCTTTAGCGCGAAAATATCCAGTTTCTGCAAGGTATAGCCGGAGCCGAGTAGCTTGATGATGTTGGAAAAGACATAATGAAACGCGGTATAGGCATCCAGGTCCGCGGCGTACTGAAGCACAGGGTTGGTGAGCCGGATGAGGACCGCGTGGTCGCCCGATTCATGGTAGAGCACGTCATGGGTATGGCGGTCTATGCCGATGTAGGGCACGGTGAACTTTTTGCTTTTCATAAAAGGCCGGGTAAAAGGCCCGGAGAGGCTTAGCGGGAGCGCCTGGCACCCACAGCCCCGTTGAACCGGGCCGGGATAATGTAAACACCGTTGGATTTTGTCTTGTCGTGCAGCCCTTTCTTCTGCCTGCTGTTGGTGTAGAGCAGACCCGAGAAGGAAACGGCCAGCAGGCCAAGGAAGCCCATCAGGAAATTGACGGTAACGGAAAGGATCACGGCAGCGAGAAACCCGGCCAGCACGCTGGCAAGCCCCCAGTAGATGTAGCGGCCTTTAAGGGTCTTGAAAACCACGGGCTGCTGTAGCCCCTTGTAAACGGGGAAGCTTGCCGCGTGCCTGTCGAGCGCCATTACACGCCGAAGAATGCCTTTACCACCACGCCCACCAGCATCAGAAACACGCACGAGCCCATCCAGCCCATGATGGACTTCTGCACGTCCTGGTCGCCTGAGTTCCACTTGATGAACACGCGCACGCCGCCTACCAGCCCGACAATGGCACCGATGACAATGATGAGCGTGCCGATGGGGTCCACGTAGGTGGTCAGTTCAGAGGAGGCGGCATCGATACCGGTTACGCCCTGGGCAAAGCCGGTCTGTGCGATGGCCAGCAGGGCCATCGCCGAAAGGGGAAGTTTCTTTCTCATAAAGCTTGTTTTTGTAGTAGGGTTAAAGTTTAAAATATAGACTTTGCATGGGACTTGGCCTCACGAAGGAAGTCATCGAGCGGAATGCCCTGCCCCTCCACGCGCAAGCTATGCGCCTGCTCCAGTGGTGCGTCATCCTCAAACTCCTCCTCGTCTTCCCACTCTTCCTCATCCTGGTAGTCAGCTGGCTCATCGTAGTATTCGTCCTCCACCTCGATGGGCTGCTCCTCCTCGCCTGCCAGCTCGCTCATGTGGTAGACCACGGCCGTATTATCTGCCGCCTTGTGCCCGCCCCTGGCCCTGACCAGGTCAAACAGGATGTTAAGCGTGTAATAGGCCGCATAACAGGAGGTGATGAGCAGAAAGAACGTGCTCCATTCCATAATTCAATAGCTTAAGTAAACACTCCGCTTTGTCTGAAAGCCGGCCTAGTCGATAAGCCGGTTGCTGCGTTTCTCCACCAGCTCCTGTATCAGCCCTTTGTGGCGGCTGAAGAACTCGTGAAGCAGGAAACTTACCAGATGGCTGGACTTGATCTTGGCTTTTTTGCGAAGCAGGTCCAGCACCTCGGCGCTCTCGTCGTCGATGTAAACAGCGCGGCGGTCAAAGTCCATGTCGGCCTTTGCCTCTTCCAGCACCCGGTAAAGCTGCCCAAACCCGCCTGTCTCCAGGGTGCTGCTCACGCTGGGGGCAGCAGGATCGGGCAAGGGCTGCTCCGTGTGTTGGAGCGAGTCCTTGATCCGCTGTAAAACGAGGTTGCTCTTACTGTTGCTCATATGTATTATATTCTTTATAAGACTAATATACGTATTATTATTCTTATAAAGAATATATTTTTTAAATTTATTGAACGAACAAAGCTTACATGATTTGTAAAGCAGCATAAAAAGCTTTAGGCCTTCCCCCTGAAGTAATGGGTATAGATGTAGTCGAAGGCTTCCTGTACCACCTGGC
The nucleotide sequence above comes from Pontibacter akesuensis. Encoded proteins:
- a CDS encoding TraG family conjugative transposon ATPase → MKSKKFTVPYIGIDRHTHDVLYHESGDHAVLIRLTNPVLQYAADLDAYTAFHYVFSNIIKLLGSGYTLQKLDIFALKKFSGRGSSDFLSQKYNEAFEGREYRDITTYLTITRDVRRSAFFTYEEKDFKAFERNITKVVALLESKGFTPQVLDQAQIKALIGRLLAFNFSGGAYGLNNFSASDEGLKIGARTVKSVSLVDIDEINFPSSITPHTEINLGYPLPVDLMHFLHKVPATDCLVYNQVIQIPDQRAEIGKLTAKRKRHTSMPDPANDLAVADIDRVLADIAKDNQLLVHSHYNILVSASGQHIDRAVNYIESALFSLGIIPSHNAYNQMELFRCMLPGNASELKAYDTFQTTSDAALCLLFKEGLLKDEESGFQVFFSDRQGIPVAVDTSDMPIQTNRMNNRNKFVLGPSGSGKSFFMNHLIRQYALQDTDVILVDTGHSYSGLCAYYGGKYITYSEEEPITMNPFRINREEYNEEKREFLKSLVCLLWKGADGTVTQIEDSVLSSVVAAYYEDFYQQERESAYLCFQSFYDFSIEKIGQITQSEAIPFDSTSYRFILKKFCLGGEYGQILNNAVDSALFDEKFIVFEIDAIKEHKILFPITTIIIMDVFLQKMRHKKNRKALIIEEAWKAIASPLMAGYILYVYKTVRKFWGEAVVVTQELDDIIGNAVVKNSIINNSDTVCLLDQTKFRDNFDEIAALLSLSQVEQKKIFTINKLDNTAGRGRFKEVYIKRGATGEVYGVEVSLYEYLTFTTERREKEALQVYIGRYPTYRQALELFVRDLHDSGLKLSEFTNLIHRRSHEEIPVLH
- a CDS encoding DUF4133 domain-containing protein — encoded protein: MALDRHAASFPVYKGLQQPVVFKTLKGRYIYWGLASVLAGFLAAVILSVTVNFLMGFLGLLAVSFSGLLYTNSRQKKGLHDKTKSNGVYIIPARFNGAVGARRSR
- a CDS encoding DUF4134 domain-containing protein, which codes for MRKKLPLSAMALLAIAQTGFAQGVTGIDAASSELTTYVDPIGTLIIVIGAIVGLVGGVRVFIKWNSGDQDVQKSIMGWMGSCVFLMLVGVVVKAFFGV